A stretch of the Neofelis nebulosa isolate mNeoNeb1 chromosome 1, mNeoNeb1.pri, whole genome shotgun sequence genome encodes the following:
- the UBE2QL1 gene encoding ubiquitin-conjugating enzyme E2Q-like protein 1 has product MATLLRKIGLIRLHNRDTEDPKHHHNHRGGGGGQQSASLRGKGGAKSGGHKQQQQQQQHPGGAGDASPGPGKGKGKRAAEPAPRDKPPQPAAGAAGAAGAGGPRERAAGARAGPGPAAAAAAAATAAGGSLVPAARQQHCTQVRSRRLMKELQDIARLSDRFISVELVDESLFDWNVKLHQVDKDSVLWQDMKETNTEFILLNLTFPDNFPFSPPFMRVLSPRLENGYVLDGGAICMELLTPRGWSSAYTVEAVMRQFAASLVKGQGRICRKAGKSKKSFSRKEAEATFKSLVKTHEKYGWVTPPVSDG; this is encoded by the exons ATGGCCACGCTGCTCCGCAAAATCGGGCTCATCCGCCTGCACAACCGGGACACCGAGGACCCCAAGCACCACCACAACcaccgcggcggcggcggcggccagcAGAGCGCGTCGCTGCGCGGCAAGGGCGGCGCCAAGAGCGGCGGCcacaagcagcagcagcagcagcagcagcaccccGGGGGCGCGGGCGACGCGAGCCCCGGGCCcggcaagggcaagggcaagcGCGCGGCGGAGCCGGCCCCGCGCGACAAGCCGCCGCAGCCGgccgcgggggcggcgggggcggcgggcgccGGGGGCCCCCGGGAGCGGGCGGCGGGCGCCAGGGCGGGGCCgggcccggcggcggcggcggcggcggcggcgacggcggcgggCGGCAGCCTGGTGCCCGCGGCGCGCCAGCAGCACTGCACGCAGGTGCGCAGCCGGCGGCTCATGAAGGAGCTGCAGGACATCGCGCGCCTCAGCGACCGCTTCATCTCGGTGGAGCTGGTGGACGAGAGCCTCTTCGACTGGAACGTGAAGCTGCACCAGGTAGACAAGGACTCGGTGCTGTGGCAGGACATGAAGGAGACCAACACCGAGTTCATCCTGCTCAACCTCACCTTCCCCGACAACTTCCCCTTCTCGCCGCCCTTCATGCGGGTGCTCAGCCCGCGCCTGGAGAACGGCTACGTGCTGGACGGCGGCGCCATCTGCATGGAGCTGCTCACGCCGCGCGGCTGGTCCAGCGCCTACACCGTGGAGGCCGTCATGCGCCAGTTCGCCGCCAGCCTGGTCAAGGGCCAG GGACGGATCTGTAGAAAGGCCGGCAAATCAAAAAAGTCCTTCAGCCGCAAGGAAGCCGAAGCTACCTTTAAAAGTTTGGTGAAGACGCATGAAAAGTACGGCTGGGTCACCCCGCCCGTGTCCGACGGCTGA